A single Streptomyces mirabilis DNA region contains:
- the ngcE gene encoding N-acetylglucosamine/diacetylchitobiose ABC transporter substrate-binding protein translates to MGSTSAENSNTEGVGRRDLIKRSAALGLISVPTMSFLSACASSDSGSGDKAKAGKKTAKNPLGVNETAPLAVVIFDGGFGTKYAIDANAQYKTAYPKAKVNFHATQKIQSELQPKFNGGTPPDLIDNSGAQQMDMGVLVGKKQLTDLTPLLDAPSIDDPSKKVRDTLRPGIVEMGQFDGAPVWIMYYAYTVYGVWYSQTALDKLDATYPETWDAMLALCEKAKKKGMAGWTYAGKYPYYLPFSLYPFIAKIGGREVLDKIDNLEPNAWKDPAVKSAFEAYYELYKKGYILQGTPGIDHIQSQTAWAKGKALFIPNGSWVENESANVIPKDFNLAVSGPTGLDSSDKMPFGTIWASGGEPFIVPAKANNPEGGMEQLRIMLSEASSKNFTSQVKSLTAYNGGTDGITLTPGLKSGVAALEKAGTNVVNPRLQDWYVKLQKEQIGVAGLGEMMAGRLTPAEAIKKIQGYADAAAKDQSIKHYKHQ, encoded by the coding sequence ATGGGATCCACTTCCGCCGAGAACAGCAACACCGAGGGTGTCGGACGCCGTGACCTGATCAAGCGGTCCGCGGCGCTCGGCCTGATTTCCGTACCGACGATGAGCTTTTTGTCCGCTTGTGCGAGCAGCGACAGCGGTTCCGGTGACAAGGCCAAGGCCGGCAAGAAGACCGCGAAGAACCCGCTGGGCGTCAACGAGACGGCCCCGCTCGCCGTCGTCATCTTCGACGGCGGATTCGGTACGAAGTACGCGATCGACGCCAACGCCCAGTACAAGACGGCCTACCCGAAGGCCAAGGTCAACTTCCATGCGACCCAGAAGATCCAGTCCGAACTGCAGCCCAAGTTCAACGGCGGCACCCCGCCGGACCTGATCGACAACTCCGGCGCCCAGCAGATGGACATGGGCGTGCTCGTCGGCAAGAAGCAGCTCACCGACCTGACTCCGCTCCTCGACGCTCCGTCCATCGACGACCCGTCGAAGAAGGTCCGCGACACGCTGCGCCCCGGCATCGTCGAGATGGGCCAGTTCGACGGCGCGCCGGTCTGGATCATGTACTACGCGTACACCGTCTACGGCGTCTGGTACTCGCAGACCGCCCTCGACAAGCTCGACGCGACGTACCCCGAGACCTGGGACGCGATGCTCGCGCTGTGCGAGAAGGCGAAGAAGAAGGGCATGGCCGGCTGGACGTACGCGGGCAAGTACCCGTACTACCTGCCGTTCTCGCTCTACCCCTTCATCGCCAAGATCGGTGGCCGTGAGGTTCTCGACAAGATCGACAACCTGGAGCCCAACGCCTGGAAGGACCCGGCCGTCAAGTCCGCGTTCGAGGCGTACTACGAGCTCTACAAGAAGGGTTACATCCTCCAGGGCACCCCGGGCATCGACCACATCCAGTCGCAGACCGCCTGGGCCAAGGGCAAGGCGCTCTTCATCCCGAACGGTTCCTGGGTGGAGAACGAGTCCGCGAACGTCATCCCGAAGGACTTCAACCTGGCCGTCAGCGGCCCGACCGGCCTGGACAGCTCCGACAAGATGCCGTTCGGCACCATCTGGGCCTCCGGCGGCGAGCCGTTCATCGTGCCGGCCAAGGCGAACAACCCCGAGGGCGGCATGGAGCAGCTGCGCATCATGCTCAGCGAGGCCTCGTCGAAGAACTTCACCAGCCAGGTGAAGTCGCTGACCGCCTACAACGGCGGCACCGACGGCATCACGCTGACGCCGGGCCTCAAGTCCGGTGTCGCGGCCCTGGAGAAGGCCGGGACCAACGTGGTCAACCCGCGGCTCCAGGACTGGTACGTGAAGCTGCAGAAGGAGCAGATCGGTGTCGCCGGTCTCGGCGAGATGATGGCAGGGCGGCTGACCCCGGCCGAGGCCATCAAGAAGATCCAGGGCTACGCGGACGCGGCGGCCAAGGACCAGTCCATCAAGCACTACAAGCACCAGTAG